One window of Pseudomonas sp. ML2-2023-3 genomic DNA carries:
- a CDS encoding UvrD-helicase domain-containing protein, protein MFAWDSRELNAEQSAAIEEPSSVFLIACPGSGKTRTLTYKIAYELSRATDKRIVVAITYTHRAADEIQERIEGLGVDTSKLWIGTIHSFCLEWIIKPYGIYLPELSRGYRVLDRHDRELMLDRLCAPYPKITHWDCDYYFSKTGYHLGCKDAWKHETLHKILGEYFRELGEARQIDFELILWYAQVLMSDQKHIASILASVFSYVLVDEYQDTKQIQYGLLTAILRAGAGRTKTFIVGDPNQAIYGSLGGYAVPVADFRAEAGIPIREMALTRNYRSSNRIISHFSNFSVYPTSIESAGSDASFPSKVSYNQHVTLTNLHDELVRLIQASLAAGHPPEEICVLAPWWILLASTTRHLVRMLPDQQFDGPGLVPFSNDIDNFWFKVSKIILTESSPKMLVRRMRWARDVISDLGDLGVDTSRLTQRLLLRECNSISISEMDGIAYLDQAFTALLERLGVALHSFPALMEHRDAFFRSSLSRIDRLQKDGAPYINDISFFRKVFRERTGITVSTIHGVKGAEYDVVIAFGLLQGMVPHFTEAASLDAANKLLYVVGSRARKNLHLISESGRPQGHYGHYAATEALFTCVFDYDAAE, encoded by the coding sequence ATGTTCGCCTGGGATTCCCGTGAATTGAACGCCGAGCAGTCTGCCGCAATCGAGGAGCCTTCGAGCGTATTCCTCATCGCATGCCCTGGGAGCGGAAAAACGCGGACGTTGACCTATAAGATCGCTTATGAGCTTTCGCGGGCCACGGACAAGCGGATTGTCGTGGCGATTACTTATACGCACCGCGCAGCAGATGAAATTCAGGAGCGCATTGAAGGTCTCGGTGTTGACACGTCAAAGCTGTGGATCGGGACCATTCACTCATTTTGCCTCGAGTGGATCATTAAGCCATATGGCATCTACCTTCCAGAGCTTTCCCGCGGCTATCGAGTCCTAGACAGACACGACCGCGAACTCATGCTCGATAGGCTATGCGCGCCCTACCCAAAGATCACGCACTGGGATTGCGATTATTACTTCAGCAAAACGGGCTATCACCTAGGATGCAAAGATGCTTGGAAGCATGAAACGCTACATAAAATTCTTGGTGAGTATTTTCGCGAGCTCGGCGAAGCGCGTCAGATCGATTTCGAGCTGATCCTTTGGTATGCGCAGGTCCTGATGAGTGATCAAAAGCATATTGCATCAATTCTCGCTTCGGTCTTCTCATATGTTCTGGTAGACGAGTATCAGGACACGAAACAAATTCAATATGGCCTTCTTACCGCTATTTTGCGTGCCGGAGCGGGGCGAACGAAGACCTTCATCGTAGGCGATCCAAACCAAGCTATCTACGGCTCGCTTGGTGGCTACGCAGTTCCGGTGGCTGATTTTCGTGCCGAAGCTGGAATCCCGATAAGAGAAATGGCGCTTACCCGGAATTACCGTTCGAGTAATAGGATCATTTCCCACTTCTCGAATTTCAGCGTTTATCCGACATCAATCGAGAGCGCGGGATCGGATGCGTCGTTTCCAAGCAAGGTTTCGTACAACCAGCACGTAACACTCACCAATTTGCATGACGAGCTAGTACGACTGATCCAAGCAAGCCTTGCTGCCGGGCATCCTCCTGAGGAGATCTGCGTGCTCGCCCCATGGTGGATTTTATTGGCATCGACGACGCGGCATCTAGTAAGGATGCTTCCGGATCAGCAGTTTGACGGCCCTGGTCTAGTCCCCTTTAGTAACGATATAGACAACTTCTGGTTCAAGGTTTCGAAAATCATCCTGACTGAGTCATCGCCGAAGATGCTTGTTCGTCGCATGCGATGGGCCAGAGATGTGATCAGCGACCTGGGTGATTTGGGCGTTGATACATCGCGCCTGACACAGCGGCTCCTATTGAGGGAATGCAACTCAATTTCAATCTCCGAAATGGATGGGATTGCCTACCTTGACCAAGCCTTCACCGCGCTGCTTGAACGACTCGGGGTAGCCCTTCATAGCTTCCCCGCATTAATGGAGCACCGCGATGCGTTCTTTCGCAGCTCACTATCTCGGATCGACAGGCTCCAAAAGGACGGGGCCCCGTACATCAACGATATCTCTTTCTTCAGGAAGGTATTTCGCGAGCGGACTGGTATCACCGTTTCGACGATCCACGGGGTAAAAGGTGCCGAGTACGATGTGGTCATCGCGTTCGGCCTTCTTCAGGGGATGGTGCCTCATTTCACCGAGGCAGCAAGCCTGGATGCCGCGAACAAGCTCCTCTACGTCGTAGGTTCCCGTGCCCGCAAGAATCTACATTTGATTTCTGAGAGCGGACGCCCCCAAGGGCACTATGGGCACTATGCGGCTACAGAGG